The genomic window CTCTACTGTACCTTGCTCCACCATGAAATTCTATGTCCACATCTCCAACCTGAGCGTCACAGCTGATGCTGCTGACAGACAGATGCCCGTCAGCttctttccccagctgcaccacagaggtCACATCTACGTTAAATATAGCCATATCAAACGTCCCGCCATCGTTTCTGgatatacaaaatacaaacacagtgCATTGTTGGTGCTGGTGAACACTTATTCACACAACATCTGCTTTCAAAGGCGCTGAAACATCTGTCACTTGTGCATATGTGGCGTATCTTACAACAGGCATCTGATAGAGTTTACAAATTAGGTCTCATGTTTAATATAGATGTGAAATGTTCCCTCTTTACTTCTCTGCTTAGAGAACATTCAAATGTGTTACATGGAAACTAAGTTTGGAAAAGCATCAGTAGATTAAAGCTGTAATTAATATTTGGGTTTAGCGCTGTAAGTTACTCTAACCCCCTGTTGTTagatgataaaacagaaaatatcacaGGTTTTGTAAACAGCTTAAAATACAGGTGATAAGCTTTCAGGTTTAACATAACTCAGATGCCAGCTGTGTTAGAAAAGGCGAGCGGAACCTCACCTCGCCAGAGACtatctttaaaaacacactatagCTTCAAACACTTACTATCACTATCACTAACACTTCCTCATTTATACTTCACGTCTGCTTCTGTACATTACAGATTTAAATCACACTATAGTCagtggttttttaaaaaaaaaaggatgtgttAAAAGGGATGATCAGATTGTCTcacgtgttttattttttttgttttttggatgaTGATTTGTTTTGTACCCAAATGGAACATGTTAAGAAATTACACCCTATAATCCTACTGTACAAAAGCTTGTATTTTACACGTAGAAAACTCACATTAAGCCAAAATGTGTTCTCCAACCGCCTGTTATTGCAATAGAGAGGtctgagatggttgtcttgaatCCTGGGGGATTCTGAAGGAACTCGACAGAAGGCTCTGGTAAGTCACATTTTACTATGGTGATGCTAGAACGCAAAGGGAGAGCAGAGACAAACCAGAGGTTACAAAGCTGAGGAATATCAGTCATGTGAGTGAAATAAAGACTCCTGCTGGCTAACATGCATGTGCTGAAATTTTCATAACAAATGCTGATTCCTTCTATAGAGGATATTTTAGATTCTTAGATTTTGTACTTGTAGAACATGGAATGCAATCCTACCCTGTTAGAGTGTAGTCAACGTCCCCGAATACGATGTGAACACTGCCGGTGATGTCAGGGAAAGTGATTGTACTCAACCTTTCCTGAATCCAGTCTGCAGCTGCATGCTTCCCTGGGACAAACAGCACTTGCATAAAATTTCAGTTGTTGTGAATAAAACGGATCATTTATTAACAGACTTGTGTTTACACAACCTTAACAGCTAAGTGAAAACAAGCGCCGATCCAACATGTCCTTACCGTACTGAAGCCCCTTGTTGGTCAGGACAACTTGCACTGCAGGATTTTCTCCACAAACGCAGGAGAGGAGGCTGAGCACTACTGTCACAGATAGAAGCATTTTCCTCTGCCGTTTGTGGTGCAAACAAACAGTGCTGCTGTCAAAGACATTTACATTTTGGTGTGGGAAAGTAAACTCTTAACTCAAACGTGCACAGCAAACCTGTTGAGATAAATCACACAGGTATCATACCTGAAATGCGGGATGAACTTGCCAAATTCAGCTCTTCAGAGTTGCTCAGCATGTGCAAACATGTCGCCTCAGCCTCTCcgtgctgtttttcttctttaatttcCTGTGTCACTGAGAAGTGAAACTCACAGACATCTAACAATACCCCGGGCCCCTCCTGCAGTCGTTCTCTGTTTATGTCGGTGTGACAAAGAGGAAGCAGTTGTTTGATTCTGCCCTGTCTGCATTGAACACATGGGTGGTATCACTTCTAAGAAAACCAATTTAGTTAAGCCAAATAGGACTGATGAGCAGAAAGAAAATTTCCCCTCCGTCTGCACTGGAAGCACAGCAGCCATAACCAGTAATTTTTGGAGGTAGATTAAAAGtattctttaaaacaaaaaagtcactGTACCAACATCCTCATTCTCAGAATAAATGCAAATCATAGCTGTATGCTTATAAAAGGAAGTGAAATTTATCTGTTTACTTTTagattatttaactttttttaaagttaaacagCAATTGTGCTCAGATTGATCACATCTACAATAGGATTAATAACAAATGTGCTATGTTTTCCCACTGTTTGCCACTTGCAGTTTTATAGGTTTATGCTGTCTGTCATGAACTGATTATACTGGAAAATGTAGAAATGTACCTCCACCCCACTTTCAGTGCCTCCACTTCACATTGTGAAAAGGCGAAGTGGCAACAACTTATTCTTAATGAGGAAGTTTAGCAGAGGTTAAGCTaaataaagaagagaaaaggtAAGAAAAGATTGAAATCACCAGCCATAAAATATCTCATTTATTTATCTCTTGATTCAACAAATACTCTTTTGTCTCACATACCATGATTAGTTCCATTAATTCACAACTGACAAGTTCAATAGGAACAGAATAttatcagacattttttttttgttctccatatATAACACAGTTAGGACCCACTTGCTTGCACTTGAATTCACGTCATCCAGAATGACACTTGAAAcaccaagaaaacaaacagcaaggaCTACTATaggcataaaaatgaaaagaaacaacaaaaaaagaaacacaaaaccaaaaaccgactggaaaaaaaaatcattctgtTCAAACCACTACACACAAGTTATTCATGGTTTATGGTGCACCATCTGATCGGATGGGTGCTTTAGTCTTGTATTTTCTCTGAAGTGGGGGGATACTGATATCTAGCAGTTCAACAAACCAGCAAGAACATAATCACTCCATTGTTTTTCCACATATTTCATTCCCCAGATATAAACACTACACGCACACAGTTAGACCCGTGTCGGGCTTTTTAACTGGATCTTTGCATGAAGACTGACACTTGACAGGCTTTTTAAAATGCCTGCATATTCATTCACCCCCTATCATGCAGGAGGTTGTGTTCCTCTGTCCAGTTAAAGAAACACGTTTTCTGGAATGAGTAGACTACTTTACACTATGACTGTAGAgtttattattgcacattatcACGaaggcaaaaataataaaataaaaaaagatgtacATTTCACACAAATAATCCTCGTCAAGTGATTATGCCAAGTCCTCAGTGCGGTGTTTTCGTCAGGAGTGCGTTATTTTAGGACAATTGCCCTTCACAGGCCCTCTCTGAAGTTCTCAGTCGTGGATGTCATACCTGTACGCCTCTATGAGACCTTCAATGGAATGGATGAAGCCAGATATGGCACATATGCCCCCAATGATGAAAATGGAAACGTCGAAGAAGACGTGGTGCCACAGGAGGTTTCTCCATTGGAGCTTTAGGTGGAAGAGGCTTGGCAAGAGGAAGCACAGGCCAGCACCGGTGAGGCTCCCAGTTAAGCCCATAAGAAGGGCGAAATGGGGGACAAAGACAGCCATAAGCAAGGTAAAGACCACCAGGGCGACTCTGAGGCCCAGGCCCCATGATTTCAACTGCCCTCCGGGGCCGTAGCAGTCTGGAAAGAGGGCTCTCCCGCCATCCTGGAACAAAGATTTCTCTAGAACTTCAACTGCGGCGAAGAACGGCAGAGGGTAAGAAAGCAACGCCTTGGAGACGAGGAAGAGATTCACCACAGCCCGGATCGTTGAAGGCAGGTTATCCGTAATGACCTCTTTGGTGGCATCTGCCCATGTCAAGTAGGCCACCAGGGCGAAGAGGCCCTTGAGGACGCAGGCCGCAATGTGAGTCCAGTCCATCATGCAGTGGAACTCACTGGGCTTCTGCATGTTTCCCTCCAGCGATGGGAGGAAGATCTGGGAGGTGTAGCTGAACACGATGATGCCGATGGAAATGGGGAATTTTTTCACATCGATGTAAAACTTGACCTTCTCCCAGGCCCACTCTCGAGCCCTGGAGAGGCAGTAGGCAATCACCAGGATGTTGATGACGAAGTGGGCCAGCGTGCAGAGCAAGCTGAACTTGGACACGGCCTTGAGGTTCTTCAGGAACGCGCATGGCAGGAGCGCGGCCGTGGCCACCACAGACCAGGCTTTCTGTGAAACCGGAAACCCCGGGAAGCTGTTGTACATCAGGTTTCCGCTGACCACCACGTAAAGAATGCACGTCATGACCAGCTCGATGATCTGAGCCACGTTCACGACGTGGCCGCCCAGGGCCGGGAAGCGGGGCGCGCAGCAGGCGTTCGCGATGTCCACGTAAGAGTCCCTCACGCGCACTTTAATGCCGTCCTCGTTCTCTTCGTACAGACACGCGATGAGGATTTTGCCAGTGTAGCAGCACACCACAGCCGCGAAGATGATTAGGAAGAGGCCGAGGTAGCCGCCGTGGAGGATGGCGTACGGCAGGCCGAGGACAAACATGCCCTGCGGAAAGAGAAGCGCAGTTAAGTGGTAATGGACGAGACCCACATCGCAGTGACAGGCCGAGCTAACCCAGGCATGCAAGGACCAGCTCGTCTTATATAATAACAGcctaaatttatatttaaaaataacgcAACAGGAAAAATTGTCACCAcggattattttaaattaaactgcaATAATATGTCCGATACCTGATCTGTACTAAATAATAGATCGAATTAAAGCGTTTAAGGAAAATTCCAAAACGAATTTTCAAATTCATTTGATTGAGCTTTTTAATTTGATGGAGGCTCTGATAAGCACGTGGGTGCTATTCAGCCTCCAGGCTATCAAAGTCAAGCAGATCCCGCCTGCAGCTCCACTGATAAAAAGAtttgaataaatacattttaagacCCACTCACTGCAACGGATTTACGCTCAAACCAATTCGAGGTGAAGCCAAAGCTTGGATCTAACTGATAAAATGTAGCTTAACGGGCCCTTTACATTTGAAACCTTTTATAGTTTCATCGCACAAAATTAAAGGTGACTAACTCTAATTTTGGCTTGTGTGGAATTATTTGCATCCCATGAGCATCATCCTATTTTCCAgcttaaatattaaatgtgaaaatatgaaGTCTTCAAGGTGACTTTATGTGCGGTTGCAGGCCTAATATGGCCGTGCAGCACATGGTACTTTTGCACTCACGCGTGCAGGATGACAGTAATCATGGCCTACCTGAATGGCGTTGGTGACGTTCCAGCCAGCTTCCCATGACGTGATTTTTGGCTTGTCTTCTTCCAGAGAGCCTGCTGTCTTCAGGGACGAGGGCCTCGGCCCGGTGCCGTCTCTCTGGTAGTGGCTGTCTCCCTCCAGCTccccatctccctccatctgccccccttcttcttctccttgaaGGACATCCATCTGCATACCTT from Astatotilapia calliptera chromosome 20, fAstCal1.2, whole genome shotgun sequence includes these protein-coding regions:
- the LOC113014024 gene encoding vesicular inhibitory amino acid transporter-like — protein: MAHLIRHKLTNKLTNAAHTVSNKSQAKVSGVFARLGFQAATDEEGLGFAECDDLDYDYRQGMQMDVLQGEEEGGQMEGDGELEGDSHYQRDGTGPRPSSLKTAGSLEEDKPKITSWEAGWNVTNAIQGMFVLGLPYAILHGGYLGLFLIIFAAVVCCYTGKILIACLYEENEDGIKVRVRDSYVDIANACCAPRFPALGGHVVNVAQIIELVMTCILYVVVSGNLMYNSFPGFPVSQKAWSVVATAALLPCAFLKNLKAVSKFSLLCTLAHFVINILVIAYCLSRAREWAWEKVKFYIDVKKFPISIGIIVFSYTSQIFLPSLEGNMQKPSEFHCMMDWTHIAACVLKGLFALVAYLTWADATKEVITDNLPSTIRAVVNLFLVSKALLSYPLPFFAAVEVLEKSLFQDGGRALFPDCYGPGGQLKSWGLGLRVALVVFTLLMAVFVPHFALLMGLTGSLTGAGLCFLLPSLFHLKLQWRNLLWHHVFFDVSIFIIGGICAISGFIHSIEGLIEAYRYDIHD